ATATATTAGAGAAAGCTTTGATTCCTTTCTTGGCCAAATATCCTTTCTTTAGCCACTTATTTCTACTTCCTTTTCTCTTGTTGGATATTTGCGGATCCTAGAGCAatctttcctcctctttttgAGGTTGCCATCTTCTGTTGTACTTTAAGTTgcatactttttctttttcttttttctattttagttaattttcccTACTTGACTTTATGGTGTTGGATAGTGTTCTTCAATATTGCCAATGAACTCATATAAATCATTCTTGAAAtattaattcataaaacttgctTTATATATAAGACATTATATGAGATATTGATAgatttcaaaaacaaatcctGAAAACGACTGCGCTCAGTCGTACGAGACGACTATGAGTTGCAAAACCTTGACTAGGGCGAAATTGACTCTGGCTGACTAGATTTCCTAGATGACTCTAACTCCGCAACGTCCCCAAGATTCTCCCCACACGCACTCGtttgcttcttcctctgctCAACTTATTTacttctctctatctctccccATCATATCTCTAATTATACGAGAACAGAAGAGAAAAGCCTGCAGGATTCTTGGACCTTTCTCTTTGAGAATTCCAGTTTTCAAATTCCACACACCTACGAAAACAGGCTGGTAAACTCTCACCCTCAGGCGTTCCCGTAAATATACGGAAACGAATATCTAACTTTTATTCCCCTTAACCTTTCTTTAGAGATCCAGGACTTTTACTTATAGTGGTTGAAGAGAAAGGGGTCCTTGTGGGGCTAAAAGGGGTTTATTTTGACGTTGCTCTGGTTCTTGTTTTGGTGACAGAAAGCGGTGCTCAAGCTGGATGTGTGCGACAACAAGGACAAGAGGAAGGCCATGAAGATAGTCTCTAGATTTGCAGGTATCAATCAAATAAACCCTTCTTCTCATATCTGTCTCCCTACTTctataaaaagaacaaatccCAGATCTTAATTTCTGCAGTTAAGAAATCCGAGTCAAAACAGAGTGTGATTTAGCTGCATATGTGCAGGGGTCAAGTCAGTCGAGATAAACCTGAAGGACCAGAGGCTGGTGGTGGCAAGAGATATTGATGCTGTGGAGATGATGAGGAAACTGAAATGGATGTGTAAGACGGACATTAGTCCCAGTCTGACAGGCCAGAGAGGCTCAGAAGAAGGATGACAACAAGAAAGACTATAGGACAAGAAGAAGGACGGCAGTCATTctgttgttgctgttgtttttatttttatttttttcttcaaaagtagTCGATGTTGAGTGACACTCGTTTTGCTATTCCTCAAAATAGCAAAATACCTTCACTATTTATATGAATATTTAATACAAGTATACAGGCTTGTTATAGGCTTGCTTAACCGACATACTCTTGTGACAGTGGTAGATGCATAGGCCACGCGTTCTCTATTTAATCCCAACTCTTTGACTATTATCCAAGTCGTTTGACCAGATATTATTTATTGGATTCTCCTACGCGCTGATGTGGGCTCCTTTTCTACATCTATTTCCAACTACTTCAATAAACGAGATATTTGTAAAGATTATTCTACAGAAATAtctagaagagagagagagagagaggtggggcTTTCTTCAGTCGAAAGACTCAAAGGCCGATCTGCCCAACTCTACCCGTTTGCGTACGGGTATTATCAAGTTCCTAGCTAatcccaattttctttttcatgccaATCCCAATCTCAAGTTTGATACTTGAGCTTTTCGAAAACCTCAACTTTTTTACTAACTGGTTTATACAAAACGTTAAAAGATCTTGCGTCCGTCAGTTCATGATCATTAGTTATCAAATTGTGTTCATGGAGATGGCACTATAATATTTAGATGTCGAGTTGGTCTTGCCGTCCTTGAAGGCATATAGGTTCTTTTATTAACGTGACCTGAAAAAGCACTTGCGCGCATCCCACTATGCTTCACGTCCCAAATCCGTCAAGCAGATACGATTAAACGTTAGAAAAAGTCATGTTAGGATGTTAATGGCCTCAAAAGTAGTTTGCCACGCCAGTCTAATTTGCACGTTCCCCATCACATCAACTTTGGTTACTTCAGAAAA
This genomic stretch from Eucalyptus grandis isolate ANBG69807.140 chromosome 3, ASM1654582v1, whole genome shotgun sequence harbors:
- the LOC104437909 gene encoding uncharacterized protein LOC104437909, with translation MVLLCKGAKVQGDFEQLCLMYDIRLTIGVNNFLDDSNSATSPRFSPHALVCFFLCSTYLLLSISPHHISNYTRTEEKSLQDSWTFLFENSSFQIPHTYENRLKAVLKLDVCDNKDKRKAMKIVSRFAGVKSVEINLKDQRLVVARDIDAVEMMRKLKWMCKTDISPSLTGQRGSEEG